Proteins encoded in a region of the Streptomyces sp. NBC_00258 genome:
- the cydD gene encoding thiol reductant ABC exporter subunit CydD → MKPIDPRLLRYARATRLFLIAVVGLGVVGAGLVIAQAMLIAEVVVGAFQHELSVAELRTPLLLLAAVAVGRACVSWLTELAAHRASAAVKSELRRRLLERAGALGPGWLSGQRTGSLVALATRGVDALDDYFSRYLPQLGLAVVVPVAVLARIVTEDWVSAAIIVGTLPLIPIFMMLIGWVTQSQMDRQWRLLSRLSGHFLDVVAGLPTLKVFGRAKAQADSIRRITGEYRQATMRTLRIAFISSFALELLATISVALVAVTIGMRLVHGEMALYDGLVVLVLAPEAYLPLRQVGAQYHAAAEGLSAAEEIFSVLETPEPTSGTGAVPSSGGVSFERVTVRYPGRSSDAVSDVSFAVEPGETVALVGPSGVGKSTLLNVLLGFVEPTSGRVRVGGADLTETSLEEWRSQVAWVPQRPHLYAGSVAENVRLARPDADDSSVRRALSDAGALEFVDALPDGVRTVLGEEGAGLSAGQRQRLALARAFLADRPVLLLDEPTASLDGATEAEVVEAVRRLAVGRTVLLVVHRPALLDVADRVVRLEPEASVAVDGSVGSGGGKELRADVVAAVPAGGEEEATLLPEGREGVLARVRAMAGPRRGRLALALLLGSLALGSAVGLMATSGWLISRASQQPPVLYLMVAVTATRAFGIGRAVFRYAERLVSHDAVLRMLADTRVAVYRRLERLAPAGLRMTRRGDLLSRLVADVDTLQDYWLRWLLPAAAAAVVSAGSVGFTAWLLPEAGAALALGLLAAGVGVPLVTGAVARRAERRLAPARGVLATRVADLLTGTAELTVAGALPARSAEVRRADGELTRIASRAATATALGDGLIALVSGLTVAATSLVGAQAVLDGRLSGVAMAVVVLTPLAAFEAVLGLPLAVQYRQRVRKSAERVYEVLDAPEPVREPERPLEAPESPFPVVVKGLVARHAEQERDALAGVDLTLERGRRTAVVGTSGAGKTTLAQVLLRFLDTDAGTYTLGGVDAYGMDGDDVRRMVGLCAQDAHLFDSSVRENLLLARKDATESALRDVLGRVRLLDWADGLPDGLDTLIGEHGARLSGGQRQRLALARALLADFPVLVLDEPAEHLDLATADALTADLLAATEGRTTLLITHRLAGLEAVDEVIVLDGGCVVQRGAYGELVRGEGALRGMLERESRTERLVAVR, encoded by the coding sequence GTGAAACCGATCGACCCGCGACTGCTGCGATACGCCCGCGCCACCCGCCTGTTCCTGATCGCTGTTGTCGGTCTGGGAGTTGTGGGGGCGGGGCTGGTCATCGCCCAGGCGATGCTGATCGCTGAAGTAGTGGTCGGTGCCTTCCAGCATGAGCTGTCCGTCGCCGAACTGCGCACGCCACTCCTGCTGTTGGCGGCGGTCGCGGTCGGTAGGGCATGTGTCTCCTGGCTCACCGAACTCGCCGCACACCGGGCGAGCGCGGCGGTCAAGTCGGAGCTGCGGAGGCGGTTGCTTGAGCGTGCCGGTGCGCTCGGTCCGGGCTGGCTGAGCGGACAGCGGACCGGTTCGCTGGTCGCGCTCGCCACCCGCGGGGTCGACGCGCTGGACGACTACTTCTCGCGTTATCTGCCGCAGTTGGGGCTCGCGGTGGTCGTGCCGGTGGCGGTGCTCGCGCGGATCGTCACCGAGGACTGGGTGTCGGCGGCGATCATCGTCGGCACCTTGCCGCTCATTCCGATCTTCATGATGCTCATCGGCTGGGTCACCCAGTCACAGATGGACCGTCAGTGGCGGTTGCTGTCACGGCTCTCGGGCCACTTCCTGGACGTGGTCGCGGGACTGCCCACACTCAAGGTGTTCGGTCGGGCCAAGGCGCAGGCCGACTCGATCCGCCGGATCACCGGGGAGTACCGGCAGGCGACCATGCGGACCCTGCGGATCGCCTTCATCTCGTCCTTCGCGCTGGAGCTGCTCGCCACGATCTCGGTCGCGCTGGTCGCGGTGACCATCGGAATGCGGCTCGTCCACGGCGAGATGGCGTTGTACGACGGTCTGGTCGTCCTCGTTCTCGCGCCCGAGGCCTATCTGCCGCTGCGGCAGGTGGGGGCGCAGTACCACGCGGCGGCGGAGGGGCTGTCCGCCGCCGAGGAGATCTTCTCGGTCCTGGAGACACCCGAGCCGACGTCCGGGACCGGCGCGGTGCCGTCCTCCGGAGGGGTGAGCTTCGAGAGGGTGACGGTCCGGTACCCCGGGCGGTCCTCCGACGCGGTGTCGGACGTGTCCTTCGCGGTCGAACCCGGGGAGACGGTGGCACTCGTCGGCCCCAGCGGAGTGGGCAAGTCGACGCTGTTGAACGTGCTGTTGGGATTCGTGGAACCCACGTCGGGTCGGGTACGTGTCGGGGGAGCCGATCTCACCGAGACCTCCCTGGAGGAGTGGCGTTCACAGGTCGCGTGGGTGCCGCAGCGGCCCCATCTGTATGCCGGCTCCGTCGCTGAGAACGTACGGCTGGCGCGGCCGGACGCCGACGACTCCTCGGTGCGACGGGCACTGTCCGATGCCGGGGCTCTTGAATTCGTGGACGCGCTGCCCGACGGCGTACGGACGGTACTGGGTGAGGAAGGCGCCGGGCTCTCCGCAGGGCAGCGTCAACGGCTCGCTCTGGCACGGGCGTTCCTCGCGGACCGGCCGGTGCTGCTGCTCGACGAGCCGACGGCCTCGCTGGACGGGGCGACCGAGGCCGAGGTCGTGGAGGCGGTCAGGCGCCTGGCGGTGGGGCGGACCGTGCTGCTCGTCGTCCACCGGCCGGCGCTGCTGGACGTGGCGGACCGGGTGGTGCGACTGGAGCCGGAGGCGTCCGTCGCGGTGGACGGTTCCGTGGGCTCCGGCGGCGGCAAGGAGCTTCGGGCCGACGTGGTGGCCGCAGTGCCCGCGGGCGGCGAGGAAGAGGCCACTCTGCTCCCGGAGGGGCGGGAAGGCGTACTGGCGCGTGTGCGTGCCATGGCCGGGCCTCGGCGTGGGCGGCTGGCGCTCGCTCTCCTGCTCGGCAGTCTCGCGCTCGGCAGCGCCGTCGGCCTCATGGCCACCTCCGGCTGGCTGATCTCCAGGGCCTCACAGCAGCCTCCCGTTCTCTATCTGATGGTGGCCGTGACGGCCACGCGGGCGTTCGGAATCGGGCGGGCCGTCTTCCGGTACGCCGAGCGGCTCGTGTCGCACGACGCGGTGCTGCGGATGCTCGCCGACACCCGGGTCGCCGTGTACCGGCGCCTCGAACGGCTCGCGCCCGCCGGGCTGCGTATGACCCGTCGCGGTGATCTGCTCTCGCGACTCGTCGCCGACGTCGACACGTTGCAGGACTACTGGCTGCGCTGGCTGCTGCCCGCCGCGGCCGCGGCCGTCGTGTCCGCCGGCTCCGTCGGGTTCACGGCCTGGCTGCTGCCGGAGGCGGGGGCCGCGCTCGCGCTCGGGCTGCTGGCCGCCGGGGTGGGCGTCCCGCTGGTGACCGGTGCCGTCGCACGCCGTGCGGAGCGCCGGCTGGCCCCGGCGCGCGGGGTGCTGGCGACCCGGGTGGCCGATCTCCTCACGGGCACGGCCGAGTTGACGGTCGCGGGCGCACTGCCCGCGCGCAGCGCCGAGGTGCGGCGGGCCGACGGCGAGCTGACCCGTATCGCCTCACGCGCCGCCACCGCGACCGCGCTCGGCGACGGGCTCATCGCGCTGGTCTCCGGACTCACCGTCGCGGCCACCTCCCTCGTCGGCGCCCAGGCGGTCCTCGACGGGCGGCTCAGCGGTGTGGCGATGGCCGTCGTCGTCCTCACCCCGCTCGCCGCCTTCGAGGCCGTCCTGGGGCTGCCGCTCGCGGTCCAGTACCGCCAGCGGGTGCGCAAGAGCGCGGAGCGCGTGTACGAGGTGCTGGACGCGCCCGAGCCCGTACGCGAACCGGAGCGGCCGCTGGAGGCGCCAGAGTCGCCGTTCCCCGTCGTGGTGAAGGGTCTGGTCGCCCGTCACGCCGAACAGGAGCGGGACGCCCTTGCCGGGGTGGACCTGACGCTCGAACGCGGACGCCGGACCGCCGTCGTGGGGACGTCCGGGGCGGGCAAGACCACCCTCGCCCAGGTGTTGCTGCGGTTCCTGGACACGGACGCGGGGACGTACACGCTGGGCGGCGTCGACGCGTACGGCATGGACGGTGACGACGTACGGCGGATGGTCGGGCTGTGCGCGCAGGACGCCCATCTCTTCGACAGTTCGGTACGGGAGAACCTGCTGCTCGCTCGGAAGGACGCCACCGAATCCGCGCTGCGGGACGTGCTGGGGCGGGTGCGGCTGCTCGACTGGGCCGACGGGCTGCCCGACGGGCTGGACACGTTGATCGGGGAGCACGGGGCGCGGTTGTCCGGGGGACAGCGGCAGCGGCTCGCTCTGGCGCGGGCTTTGCTCGCGGACTTTCCCGTTCTCGTTCTCGACGAGCCCGCGGAGCATCTCGACCTGGCGACCGCCGATGCGCTCACCGCCGATCTGCTGGCCGCGACCGAGGGGCGTACGACGTTGTTGATCACGCATCGGCTGGCGGGTCTTGAGGCGGTCGACGAGGTGATCGTGCTGGACGGCGGATGTGTGGTGCAGCGAGGGGCGTACGGGGAGTTGGTGCGTGGGGAGGGGGCGTTGCGGGGGATGCTCGAGCGCGAGAGTCGGACGGAGCGGTTGGTTGCTGTGCGGTGA
- the cydB gene encoding cytochrome d ubiquinol oxidase subunit II — MELHDVWFVLIAVLWTGYFFLEGFDFGIGVLTKLLARNRTEKRVLINTIGPVWDGNEVWLLSAGGATFAAFPEWYATLFSGFYLPLLLILVCLIVRGVAFEYRAKRPEEQWQRNWENAIFWTSLLPAFLWGVAFGNIVRGVKIDQDFEYVGNLGDLLNPYAILGGLVTLTLFTFHGAVFAALKTLGDIRERARKLALGLGLVTTVLALAFLLWTQADNGDGKSLVALVVAVVALVAAIGANQMGREGWAFALSGLTIVAAVAMLFLSLFPNVMPSSLNDEWSLTVTNASSSPYTLKIMTWCAVIATPVVMLYQGWTYWVFRKRIGTQHIAEAAH, encoded by the coding sequence ATGGAACTTCACGACGTCTGGTTCGTCCTCATCGCCGTCCTGTGGACCGGCTACTTCTTCCTGGAGGGCTTCGACTTCGGGATCGGCGTCCTCACCAAGCTGCTCGCCCGGAACCGGACCGAGAAGCGGGTGCTGATCAACACCATCGGGCCGGTCTGGGACGGCAACGAGGTGTGGCTGCTCTCGGCGGGCGGCGCGACCTTCGCCGCCTTCCCCGAGTGGTACGCCACGCTCTTCTCCGGCTTCTACCTGCCGCTGCTGCTCATCCTGGTCTGCCTGATCGTGCGCGGCGTCGCCTTCGAGTACCGGGCGAAGCGGCCCGAGGAGCAGTGGCAGCGCAACTGGGAGAACGCGATCTTCTGGACCTCGCTGCTCCCGGCGTTTCTGTGGGGCGTGGCCTTCGGCAACATCGTCCGGGGCGTGAAGATCGACCAGGACTTCGAGTACGTGGGTAACCTCGGGGACCTGCTCAACCCGTACGCCATCCTGGGCGGTCTGGTGACGCTGACGCTGTTCACCTTCCACGGGGCGGTGTTCGCGGCACTCAAGACCCTGGGTGACATCCGGGAGCGGGCCAGGAAGCTGGCGCTCGGGCTCGGTCTGGTGACGACTGTGCTCGCTCTGGCCTTCCTGCTCTGGACCCAGGCCGACAACGGTGACGGCAAGAGCCTGGTCGCGCTGGTTGTGGCCGTCGTCGCCCTGGTCGCGGCGATCGGGGCGAACCAGATGGGGCGCGAGGGCTGGGCGTTCGCGCTGTCAGGCCTCACCATCGTCGCCGCCGTGGCGATGCTCTTCCTGTCGCTCTTCCCGAACGTCATGCCGTCCTCGCTCAATGACGAGTGGAGCCTGACGGTCACCAACGCCTCGTCGAGCCCGTACACGCTGAAGATCATGACCTGGTGTGCGGTGATCGCGACGCCGGTGGTGATGCTCTACCAGGGATGGACGTACTGGGTGTTCCGCAAGCGGATCGGTACGCAGCACATCGCCGAGGCCGCGCACTAG
- a CDS encoding cytochrome ubiquinol oxidase subunit I, with product MELALAPETLARWQFGITTVYHFLFVPLTISLAALTAGLQTAWVRTENEKYLKATKFWGKLFLINIAMGVVTGIVQEFQFGMNWSDYSRFVGDVFGAPLAFEALIAFFFESTFIGLWIFGWDKLPKKIHLACIWMVSIGTILSAYFILAANSWMQHPVGYRINEQKGRAELTDFWLVLTQNTALAQAFHTLSAAFLTGGAFMVGIAAFHLVRKKHIPVMKTSLRLGLVTVVAGGMLTALSGDTLGKIMYEQQPMKMAAAEALWDGEAPAPFSVFAYGDVEAGHNKVAIEIPGLLSFLAKDDFSSYVPGINDVNKSEQERFGPGDYRPNIPVAYWGFRWMIGFGMTSFTIGLAGLWLTRKKFMLGRHLRVGDDEVPHVVLFKNKALGPTLTKWYWRIAILTLGFPLIANSWGWIFTEMGRQPWVVYGVLQTRDAVSPGVSQGEILTSMIVFTTLYAILAVIEVKLLVKYVKAGPPELTEADLNPPTKIGGDPKDADKPMAFSY from the coding sequence GTGGAATTGGCTTTGGCGCCGGAGACGCTGGCGCGATGGCAGTTCGGCATCACCACCGTCTACCACTTCCTCTTCGTCCCGCTCACGATCTCGCTCGCCGCGCTCACCGCCGGCCTGCAGACCGCCTGGGTGCGGACCGAGAACGAGAAGTACCTCAAGGCCACCAAGTTCTGGGGCAAGCTCTTCCTGATCAACATCGCGATGGGCGTCGTCACGGGCATCGTGCAGGAGTTCCAGTTCGGCATGAACTGGTCCGACTACTCGCGCTTCGTCGGTGACGTCTTCGGTGCCCCCCTCGCCTTCGAGGCGCTGATCGCCTTCTTCTTCGAGTCCACCTTCATCGGCCTGTGGATCTTCGGCTGGGACAAGCTGCCCAAGAAGATCCACCTCGCCTGCATCTGGATGGTCTCGATCGGCACGATCCTGTCGGCGTACTTCATCCTCGCGGCCAACTCGTGGATGCAGCACCCCGTCGGCTACCGGATCAACGAGCAGAAGGGCCGAGCCGAACTCACCGACTTCTGGCTGGTCCTGACCCAGAACACCGCGCTCGCCCAGGCCTTCCACACTCTCTCCGCGGCCTTCCTCACGGGTGGCGCCTTCATGGTCGGCATCGCCGCCTTCCACCTGGTCCGCAAGAAGCACATCCCGGTGATGAAGACCTCACTGCGGCTCGGCCTGGTCACCGTCGTCGCCGGCGGCATGCTCACCGCTCTCAGCGGTGACACGCTCGGCAAGATCATGTACGAGCAGCAGCCCATGAAGATGGCCGCGGCCGAGGCGCTGTGGGACGGCGAGGCTCCCGCTCCCTTCTCCGTCTTCGCCTACGGGGACGTCGAGGCCGGCCACAACAAGGTCGCCATAGAGATCCCGGGACTCCTGTCCTTCCTGGCCAAGGACGACTTCAGCTCGTACGTCCCCGGCATCAACGACGTCAACAAGTCCGAGCAGGAGCGGTTCGGGCCCGGCGACTACCGGCCCAACATCCCCGTCGCCTACTGGGGGTTCCGCTGGATGATCGGCTTCGGCATGACGTCCTTCACCATCGGTCTGGCCGGACTCTGGCTGACCAGGAAGAAGTTCATGCTGGGGCGGCATCTGCGGGTCGGTGACGACGAAGTGCCGCACGTGGTGCTCTTCAAGAACAAGGCTCTCGGCCCGACGCTCACCAAGTGGTACTGGCGCATTGCGATCCTGACCCTGGGATTCCCGCTGATCGCCAACTCGTGGGGCTGGATCTTCACCGAGATGGGCCGTCAGCCCTGGGTCGTCTACGGCGTGCTCCAGACCCGCGACGCGGTCTCCCCCGGTGTCTCGCAGGGCGAGATCCTCACCTCGATGATCGTCTTCACCACGCTCTACGCGATCCTCGCCGTGATCGAGGTCAAGCTGCTCGTGAAGTACGTCAAGGCCGGTCCGCCCGAGCTCACGGAGGCCGACCTCAATCCACCCACGAAGATCGGCGGCGACCCCAAGGACGCCGACAAGCCGATGGCCTTCTCGTACTAG
- the hisC gene encoding histidinol-phosphate transaminase, with product MSETSPKLRAELEGIPTYKPGKPAAAADGPVAYKLSSNENPYPPLPGVMESVASAVGAFNRYPDMACTGLMNELADRFGVPLTHLATGTGSVGVAQQLLQATSGPGDEVIYAWRSFEAYPIITQISGATSVKVPLTPGDVHDLDAMADAITERTRLIFVCNPNNPTGTVVRRAELERFLDRVPSDVLVVLDEAYREFIRDSEVPDGVELYRERPNVCVLRTFSKAYGLAGLRVGFAIAHEPVAAALRKTAVPFGVSQLAQDAAVASLRAEDELLGRVGSLVSERARVVETLRGQGWTVPETQANFVWLRLGERTLDFASACEQAGVVVRPFAGEGVRVTVGETEANDIFLKTTEAFRKEL from the coding sequence GTGAGCGAGACGAGCCCGAAGCTGCGTGCCGAGCTGGAGGGTATTCCCACGTACAAGCCGGGGAAGCCCGCCGCGGCCGCGGACGGCCCGGTGGCGTACAAGCTGTCCTCCAACGAGAACCCCTACCCGCCGCTGCCCGGTGTGATGGAGAGCGTGGCCTCGGCGGTCGGCGCTTTCAACCGCTACCCCGACATGGCCTGTACGGGGCTGATGAACGAGCTGGCGGACCGCTTCGGCGTGCCGCTCACGCACCTGGCCACGGGCACCGGTTCGGTCGGTGTCGCCCAGCAGCTGCTGCAGGCGACCTCGGGGCCGGGCGACGAGGTGATCTACGCCTGGCGGTCCTTCGAGGCGTATCCGATCATCACCCAGATCAGCGGGGCGACGTCGGTGAAGGTGCCGCTGACGCCGGGAGACGTGCACGACCTCGACGCGATGGCGGACGCGATCACCGAGCGAACGCGGCTGATTTTCGTCTGCAACCCCAACAACCCCACGGGCACGGTGGTGCGCCGGGCCGAGCTGGAACGGTTCCTCGACCGGGTGCCGAGCGATGTCCTCGTGGTCCTCGACGAGGCGTACCGGGAGTTCATCCGCGATTCCGAGGTGCCGGACGGCGTCGAGCTCTACCGCGAGCGGCCGAACGTGTGCGTGCTGCGGACGTTCTCCAAGGCGTACGGGCTGGCCGGGCTGCGGGTCGGATTCGCGATCGCCCATGAGCCGGTGGCGGCGGCGCTGCGCAAGACGGCCGTGCCCTTCGGTGTGAGCCAGCTCGCGCAGGACGCGGCGGTCGCCTCGCTGCGGGCCGAGGACGAACTGCTCGGCCGGGTGGGTTCGCTGGTGTCGGAGCGTGCCCGTGTGGTCGAGACGCTGCGCGGGCAGGGCTGGACGGTGCCGGAGACCCAGGCGAACTTCGTGTGGCTGCGGCTCGGTGAGCGCACGCTCGACTTCGCCTCGGCCTGTGAGCAGGCCGGGGTCGTGGTGCGGCCGTTCGCCGGCGAGGGGGTCAGGGTCACGGTGGGCGAGACCGAGGCGAACGACATCTTCCTGAAGACGACCGAGGCGTTCCGCAAGGAGCTCTAG
- a CDS encoding LacI family DNA-binding transcriptional regulator, which translates to MTAAGKHQVSRSDTSRRGSRPGRAGIRDVAAAAGVSITTVSDALNGKGRLPDATRRHVREVADRLGYRPSAAARTLRTGKSGLIGLTVTTYGDEPFTFTEFAYFAEMARAATSAALARGYALVILPATSRHDVWSNVALDGTVVIDPSDQDPVVSELVRQGLPVVSDGRPAGSLPVTAWVDNDHEAAVLGILDHLADAGARRIGLLTGTTTDTYTHLSTTAYLRWCERVGQDPVYEAYPAHDPCAGAVAADRLLARPDRPDAVYGLFDPNGTDLLAAARRYGLRVPEDLLLVCCSESTVYANTEPPVTTLSLKPRRIGTAVVQLLIDAIEGVESDQPVEQVIPTELIVRTSSQRRPPRTTVSPPRSPEEE; encoded by the coding sequence ATGACAGCAGCAGGGAAGCACCAGGTGAGCCGGTCGGATACCTCCCGCCGAGGAAGCCGGCCGGGCCGGGCGGGCATCAGAGACGTGGCCGCGGCCGCGGGAGTGTCCATCACGACCGTGTCCGACGCACTCAACGGCAAGGGGCGGCTCCCGGACGCCACCCGACGCCATGTCCGCGAGGTCGCCGACCGGCTGGGCTATCGCCCCTCCGCCGCGGCCCGAACCCTCCGTACCGGAAAGTCCGGCCTCATCGGCCTGACTGTGACGACCTACGGGGATGAACCTTTCACCTTCACGGAGTTCGCGTACTTCGCTGAGATGGCCAGAGCCGCCACCTCGGCCGCGCTCGCCCGGGGCTACGCCCTGGTCATCCTCCCCGCGACCTCGCGCCACGACGTGTGGTCGAACGTGGCCCTGGACGGGACGGTCGTCATCGACCCCTCCGACCAGGACCCGGTCGTCAGCGAACTGGTCCGCCAGGGCCTGCCGGTGGTCTCCGACGGCCGCCCGGCCGGCTCGCTGCCGGTGACCGCCTGGGTGGACAACGACCACGAGGCCGCGGTCCTGGGCATCCTCGACCACCTGGCCGACGCCGGCGCCCGCCGGATCGGCCTGCTCACGGGGACGACCACGGACACGTACACACATCTGTCCACGACCGCGTACCTGCGTTGGTGCGAGCGCGTGGGCCAGGATCCGGTGTACGAGGCCTATCCCGCGCACGATCCGTGCGCGGGGGCCGTCGCCGCCGACCGACTCCTCGCCCGGCCCGACCGGCCGGACGCCGTCTACGGGCTGTTCGACCCGAACGGCACCGACCTCCTCGCGGCGGCCCGCCGCTACGGACTGCGCGTACCGGAGGACCTGCTGCTCGTGTGCTGCAGCGAGTCCACCGTGTACGCAAACACCGAGCCGCCCGTCACGACACTCTCGCTCAAACCGCGTCGCATCGGCACGGCCGTGGTCCAGCTCCTCATCGACGCGATCGAGGGGGTCGAATCGGACCAACCGGTCGAGCAGGTGATACCGACCGAGCTGATCGTGCGGACGTCCTCCCAGCGACGGCCTCCCCGGACGACCGTCAGCCCGCCCCGATCACCGGAGGAGGAATGA
- a CDS encoding metallophosphoesterase, with translation MTQGAGQGPEMRTPTVRDFRVPAYVDEAGPYTQSPGPYPQSGEVYDQAAEPYDQARDRSAGPYAEASDRYDRPGPHAQQMPPGEGAGPVGEPEGYTPTQRDLPVINRGDTLQVPVDPEAGPIVQPAEGPGPLYVVGDVHGYLDELVAALREKGLIDIDGSWAAGTSRLWFLGDFTDRGPDGIGVIDLVMRLSAEAAAAGGYCKALMGNHELLLLGAKRFGDTPVNSGAGTATFQAAWLLNGGQKTDMERLQDHHLQWMARLDAMEMADGHLLVHSDTTAYLDYGDSIEAVNDTVRETLTRNDADECWDVFRKFTKRFAFRDDGGAQAVRSLLDMYGGSRIVHGHSPIPYLLGEVGPEEGEDSPNPVVDKPHVYADGLAIAMDGGVTMAGKLLVQQLPLDS, from the coding sequence ATGACTCAGGGGGCCGGTCAGGGACCCGAGATGCGTACGCCGACGGTGCGCGACTTCCGCGTGCCGGCGTACGTCGACGAGGCCGGTCCGTACACACAGTCCCCCGGCCCGTACCCGCAGTCCGGCGAGGTGTACGACCAGGCCGCCGAGCCGTACGACCAGGCCCGGGACCGGTCCGCGGGTCCCTACGCCGAAGCATCCGACCGGTACGACCGGCCCGGCCCTCATGCGCAGCAGATGCCTCCCGGCGAGGGTGCCGGACCGGTCGGCGAGCCGGAGGGCTACACACCGACGCAGCGCGATCTGCCCGTCATCAATCGCGGTGACACCCTTCAGGTACCGGTCGACCCAGAGGCCGGACCGATCGTCCAGCCCGCCGAAGGGCCTGGACCGCTGTACGTCGTCGGTGACGTCCACGGCTATCTCGACGAGCTCGTCGCCGCGCTGCGCGAGAAGGGCCTCATCGACATCGACGGCAGCTGGGCGGCGGGGACCTCACGGCTCTGGTTCCTCGGCGACTTCACCGACCGCGGGCCGGACGGCATCGGCGTCATCGACCTCGTGATGCGGCTGTCCGCGGAGGCCGCGGCGGCCGGGGGCTACTGCAAGGCTCTGATGGGCAACCACGAGCTGCTGCTGCTCGGCGCCAAGCGGTTCGGGGACACCCCCGTCAACTCGGGGGCCGGAACGGCCACCTTCCAGGCCGCCTGGCTGCTGAACGGCGGCCAGAAGACCGACATGGAGCGCCTCCAGGACCACCATCTCCAGTGGATGGCCCGCCTCGACGCCATGGAGATGGCCGACGGGCACCTTCTGGTGCACTCCGACACCACCGCCTATCTCGACTACGGCGACTCCATCGAAGCGGTCAACGACACCGTCCGCGAAACGCTCACCCGCAATGACGCGGACGAGTGCTGGGACGTGTTCCGCAAGTTCACCAAGCGCTTCGCGTTCCGCGACGACGGGGGTGCGCAGGCGGTGCGCTCCTTGCTGGACATGTACGGCGGTTCACGCATCGTCCATGGTCACAGCCCCATTCCGTATCTTTTGGGCGAGGTCGGCCCGGAGGAAGGGGAGGACTCCCCGAACCCCGTCGTCGACAAGCCGCATGTGTACGCCGACGGGCTCGCCATCGCGATGGACGGCGGAGTGACCATGGCCGGAAAGCTGCTGGTCCAGCAACTTCCCCTGGATAGCTGA